The following nucleotide sequence is from cyanobacterium endosymbiont of Braarudosphaera bigelowii.
TTTTAGCTTTAGATTTTGATGGAGTAATTTGTAACGGGATGCGAGAGTATTTTCAAACTGCAAAGCAAGCTTATAAGATAATATGGCCACAAAATATAAATTATAATTTTGATCATTTATTTAAAGTTTTCTCTGAGCTACGTCCCATAATTGAGACTGGTTGGGAAATGCCTGTTCTTTTAAGAGCTATAATCCTTAATTACAATGCTGTGGATATTGAATCTAAATGGGATTTAGTCTGTACAGAAATTCTTGATAAAGATTCTCTTCAGAAAGAAGAACTAATGTTGATTTTAGATGAAGTTAGAGACTGTTTCATTAACCTTCACTTAGATTATTGGTTAAATCTACATGATTTTTATCCAGAAGTTATAAGAAAATTACCAAAGCTATTAAATTCAAAAACGCAACTATATATCGTCACAACTAAAGAAGGAAGGTTTGTACAGCAATTGTTAGAAAGTAGAGGAATACAATTTCCTAGAAATAAGATTCTAGGAAAAGAACTTAAACAAGCCAAGCAAAAAGTCTTACGTCAAATTCTTATTAACTATAAAGAAAAACCTCAAAATCTATGGTTTGTTGAAGATTTATTAAAAACTTTGATAACTGCCCAAAACGAAGAAGATTTAAGGGGAATTAAACTTTTTTTAGCAGATTGGGGTTATAACACTATGAAAATACGTAGCTTAGCTAAGAAGAAAAAAGATATTTCTTTACTTTCTTTAAATAAATTCTCCAAAAATTTTTCAACTTGGATTGACCCTTAAAAAACTATGTACAATAATCAAAGCCAAAATTGAATTTTGATATGTTTATTAATAAAAGATATATCTAAAATGGATCTAAATTTATTTCAAAGGTTTTTTTCAATAAAATTTTAATTATTAATTTATAAATTTTAGTTTTGCTTTGATTTTATTCGAAAAAGAAAAAATCATGTGATGTCATGAAAAATATTCAATAATTGCTACTATAATTAAATCTTGTTGAATTATAATCAATTATTGATCTATTAGTGTAAAGTAAATCAAAGAATGTAGTGTAATTATTCCTTTATTACTTCACTACAAAAATAACAAACAACTTTATTAAGATTATCGTTAAGTAATAGGAAAAAATGATTTATAGATTTCTAATTCTAATATTAACTCTATTGATTTCAATACAAAGTGTTGCTAAGGCTTCAACGAATAATATGGTTAACGATACTTTACCTTGTACAAATGAAGTATCGTTAACCATTGCTACTGAATCACTATTTTCTACTCCTTATTCCTCGACACATTTAATAGTTTCTAATATATTCAATAATTATTATTCTGGCCAAAGTTATATAGGATCGATTTTTCCCGCAGAAACTCAAAATAAATACCAACAAGCAATTGTAGAATATGAAAAAGGAAATATTGAAAGTAATCAACAACAATGGGATGAGGCTCTGGGACATTATAAAAAAGCAGTTCAAATATATCCTAATCTAATATTTGCTAGAGTAAATATTCCACTAATTTATTATCAAAATGATCATAAATTAGAAGCTATTAAAGAAATGAGATATCTATTAAAAAAATACCCTATGTCTGCCGATATAAGAGCTGCTTTAACAGCTATTTTATGGAGCACAGGACAAAAAGGAGAAGCTAAAAGTCATTGGGTTTCCGTTGCTGGTATAGATGATCGGTATAAGAATTTAGACTGGATTCAAACAAAACGTTTTTGGCCACCAAAAATAATCATGGCTCTAGATGATTTCTTTAATTCGAAATAGTAAACAATCTTATTGTTAATAATCAGTATTAGTTAAAAGTTTAAAAAATAGAGAAAAATTAGTTGGACATACTACTAAATAAATGTAATACAATAATTTAATAAATAAGATTTTAAGAAAAAAGTTCATATTAAGTTAATATAAATATTAGTAATAATTAAGACCATCAGCAAGAATTTAGATACTTACAAAGATTAAGCGAAACATTATGGAAAAAAAAATTCTATTTTTCGTATTTCTCCTCTAATACAGATAACATTAATTAGTTTATATATTTCTTTAACAATTCCATTACCTTTCCTTTCAGAAATAACTGATGCTTCTATTTCCGATACAGTTTTATGGATTGGAATTATTGTTGGGGGATTGATACTGATTGGCACTTTAAGCGAAAGAGTTATAGTTGACGAAGATCAAATTAAAATTACTTATCCTATTTGGTTCCCCTTCTTCTTCCGTAAAAATTGGTCACTATCTTGGACAGAAGTAAAAGATCTCAAGTTACGTACAACCGGTCAAGGTGGTTCAGTCTATTATTTAACTAGTAATAGTATAGATAAAGCTTATTTATTACCTACAAGAGTAGAAAACTTTGCACATTTAATAAAATTTATTACTAAAAGAACAGGTATCGACACAAGTGAAATACGACCGCTTTCTCAACCATGGATGTACATTATTTTGCTTTTTTGTACGTTACTTTTATTGCTTGTAGATAGTATGGTTATTTGGGAAATTATTTTCAATTAATAGAATGCATTTAAAATTCTAAGATATCCTATTTTAGAAAAAACGTTTGCAAAAATCATAACGATTTTTGCAAACGTTTTTTCATTTAATCATGGCGAAATATTTTTATCTTTACATTAATGTAATTTTATTATTAAGATAATAAGTTTAAAAAGCTAGTTTGTTAAATTTGAAAAATCTTAACAAACTAAATTGATTTAAGAGATACTTTTCTTTTTTGATTCACTATATTTAAGCGCAGAATCTATAAATCCTAAGAATAGTGGATGAGCACAATTAGGACGAGAAAGAAATTCTGGATGGAACTGAGTAGCAATAAAAAATGGGTGATCTGATAATTCAATAATTTCCACTAAGCGTCCATCAGGGGAAGTTCCACTTATTTTATAACCAGTTTTATTTAGTAAACTACGATAAGCATTATTAAATTCGTAACGATGTCGATGACGTTCATAGATTACCTCTTGTTGATATAAAGAAGCAGCCAGTGTATTATTTTCAATACGACAAGGATAAAGTCCAAGACGCATAGTACCTCCCAAATCCATGACATCTTGTTGTTCCGGCAATATATTTATTACAGGATTAGCTGTTTCTGGATTAAATTCAGCACTATTAACGTTATCTAAACAGGCTACATTTCTACCCCATTCAATTACAGCACATTGCATTCCTAGGCATAATCCTAAAAAAGGAATACGCTGTTTCCTAGCATATTCAATAGACTTAACCTTACCATCTACTCCTCGAAACCCAAATCCTCCTGGGACAATAATACCACTAACATTATTTAGATATTTCTCCGCGCTATTATTTTCAATATCTTCTGCATCAACCCACCTCAATTTAATTTCACTATTCATCGCTATGCCTCCATGTACAAGTGACTCTACAACTGACAAATAAGCATCACTTAACTGAACATATTTACCTACTAAAGCAACTTCAAAATGTTGTTTAGGTGATCGCATCTTTTGAACTAGTGTTTCCCATTGGGTTAAATCTGGTTTGCATGATTCTAAATGTAACAATTCTAAAGCTTGTTTCGCCAATCCTTCTTTTTCAACTATTAGAGGAACTTCATAAATACTATATGCATCTTGAGCTGTAACTACTGACTCTACAGGTACATCACAAAACTCAGAAAGTTTCTCTTTCATTCCTTCTCTAAGAGGACGATCACACCGACAAACTAAAATATCAGGTTGAATGCCAATAGAACGTAATTCTTTTACAGAGTGTTGAGTTGGCTTTGTCTTCATTTCTCTAGCCGCAGGTATCCAAGGAATTAAAGTAACATGCATGTAGATAACGTTATTTTTTCCAACGTCTTTGCGAAATTGTCGAATTGCCTCTAAAAAAGGTAAAGATTCAATATCACCTACTGTTCCTCCAATTTCGATAATAACAATATCAGGATTGGTATTCTTTGCAACACGATGAATACGATCTTTAATTTCATTAGTTATATGAGGAATAACTTGTACAGTCCCTCCCATATAATCTCCTCGTCTTTCTTTATTTAATACTGCTTGATAGATTGAACCTGTAGTGACACTATTAAGACGAGACATAGGGGTATCTGTAAATCTTTCATAATGCCCTAAATCAAGGTCAGTTTCAGCTCCATCATCAGTAACAAATACTTCCCCATGTTGGTAAGGACTCATTGTTCCTGGATCAACATTAATATATGGATCAAGTTTGAGAATAGAAACTGAATAACCTCTGGATTTAAATAAACATCCTAGACTAGCTGCAATAATTCCTTTCCCAATACTAGATACAACACCACCAGTAACAAATACAAATTTAGTCATATAAACTTAGTTAAATTATAATTTTTATAGATTTATTAATTATATTAGCCTGTCTTTTCCACATAAGACTTACCTTAAATGTACGATTCCGCAAATTGAGAATAAAAAGGCTGACTAATTAATGTGACAATGAAAAATATTGGAGTTACAAATAAGACATACCACATTAATAATAGAGTTAAATAAGGTAAAGAATTATCAATAACTAAAAATTTTAAAACGATATTATATTTCTTTATGTATTAATTTCTTAAATTATCCCTGAACAAATAAACTATTAATTACAACAGATGCTTATTATTAATATACAAATTAAAATATTTAGCATACAATTAGGACAGACGTCACAAAAATTATTATGGAATGGCAAGAAATATCAGGAAGTTTCGTTTTAATCCCAAAGTCTCCAATTGCTGTTATACATTTTATTGGGGGAGCATTTATAGGTAGTATCCCTAATTTTACTTATCGTTGGTTACTTGAAGCATTGGCTAAAAAAGGGTACGCTGTTATAGCTACTCCCTTTGTTATTACATTAGATCATTTAGCAATTTCTCATGATTTACTAAATCGTTTTGAAAATATATTAAAATCTATTAAAAATAATATTTATGCAGGAATTATAAACCTTCCCGTATATGGAATTGGCCACAGTATGGGATGTAAACTTCATTTATTAATTGGTAGTTTTTCTACTGTAGAAAGAGCAGGTAATATATTTATATCTTTCAACAATTATCCTATTAAGCAGGCTATTCCTTTCTTCGAGCAGCTTAATTTTCATGATATTTTTGATTTAGAATTTACGCCATCCCCTAATAAGACCCAAGATATTATTCAAAAAAATTATATTGTTCGTCATAATTTATTAATCAAACTTACTCAAGATAATATTGACGAAACAATATCTTTAATGAAAATACTACATAGAAAATATCCTAATCTAGTAGCTTTGCAAACGTTGTCTGGAAATCACTTAACACCATTAGGGCAAGAGGTAAGCTTTAAGTCTGGAAATATATTTACACCAATAGATGTTATACAACAGTGGTTCCAAAATAAGTTGTCTAATGATTTATATGATCTTAAAAATGAGATATTACAGTGGCTAAATCCAGGACAAATTATTTAAGCTACATATATTAGAATATGGTAAATAATTTATTATTGAGGAAATATTGAGCTTTTTTAATTATTTATCAAAAGTACGTAATTTATACATCTTACTATCCAAAAAAGTTAAGATACGATATACTCCTCTCGAAATTTTCGGTAGATAAAAAATGACAGCAGTAGCAATTCTTGCGGCAGGACGTGGTACACGTATGAGATCTAACTTACCCAAAGTCTTACATACTTTGGGTGGGCAATCCTTAGTACAAAGAGTATTAAATAATTGTTCTTTACTTACTCCATCTAGACAGTTTGTAGTTATTGGATTTGAAGGAGAAAAAGTAAAGCAATCTTTAGTCAAAAATTCGTCCTTAGAGTTTGTTGAACAGAAAGAACAGTTAGGAACAGGACATGCTGTACAACAACTTCTGCCATATTTAAAAGACTTTAAAGAAGATTTGTTAGTTTTAAATGGTGATGTTCCACTTTTACGTCCTAAAACATTACAAAATCTTTTAAATATTCATAAAGATAATGATAATGCAGCAACGGTTCTAACTGCTCACTTACCTAATCCAAAAGGTTATGGTAGAGTTTTTTGCGATGGAAATAATTTTGTTACTCAAATTATTGAAGATCGTGATTGTAATTCTGCTCAAAAACAAAATTGTAGAGTAAATGGAGGAATTTACTGTTTTAACTGGCCTAAACTTGCTAAAATATTACCCTATCTTTCTGCCAATAATCAACAAAAAGAATATTATTTAACTGATGTAGCGCAACATCTTGAACCTTTTATGGCAGTTAATGTAGAAGATTATTTCGAAATTAATGGTATAAACAATCGTCAACAATTATCTGATGCAAATAATATTCTACAAGATAGGATAAAGAGATATTGGATGAATGAAGGAGTTACTATGATTAATCCTGAAAGTATTAGTATTGATGATACAGTAAGTTTAGCACCAGATATAGTTATTGAGCCTCAAACTCATTTGAGAGGTAAAACTCATATTGGCTCAAAAAGCCATATTGGGCCAGGAACTCTTATCGAAAATAGCAAAATTGGTGAACAGGTAAGTATATTATATTCTGTTGTTAGTCATTCTGAAGTATCATCTTGTTGTAAAATTGGCCCTTATGCTCATATTCGTAAAGAAGGTAAGATCGACCAATCTTGCCGTATTGGTAACTTTGTTGAAATTAAAAAATCTCAAGTAGAAAAAAATAGCAATATTGCTCATTTATCCTATATTGGTGATGCTACTTTAGGAGAACAAGTCAATATAGGTGCAGGAACAATTACAGCTAATTATGATGGTATTGATAAACATCAAACTGTTATTGGTAATCAAACTAAAACAGGAGCAAACAGTGTTTTTGTTGCCCCTGTAACCTTAGGGAATAATGTCACAGTTGCTGCAGGTTCAGTGGTTACCAATGATGTTCCTGATGATGCCCTAGTAATTGCTCGACAACAGCAAAGAATCATTAAAGAATGGAAAAGAAAAACTAAAAAGTAATAGTTCTGTAGTTCGTTAACTATATAGAATTTAGTATCAATTCATAGAAAACCAATAATTATATTTTTAAATCATTTTCTTTAAATAACTAATAACTCTCAGAAGTTCATAAATATTTATCTAGTTATTTTATATAATAAAGATAATTAAAAAATCTATTAATTTAATGATCTTAAAAATTAATATCATGGTTTTCTAGTATTTTATAAACAATTATTATAATGTTATATAATAATTGATTATTCTATTTACAAATGGAATAGCTGAATAACCATATATCTACAGCGCAAAATATTAACTATTAGTATTATTGACTGTTCAGATATTATTATTTAGAAATCTACTCTATTTAAGCGTTGAATATTTAAGACATCACTCATATCACAGATGCTATTTGTTAAGTATTCTAATTGCTGACGATCACGAATTTCAATCCGTAAATTAATAATAGCGGGTTTATTTTGTATAGTTTTTACACCGGCGTTGCAAACATTAATGTTGTGATTGCTTACTCTTAATAGAATATCTTTTAAAACGCCTACTCTATCAATAACTTCTATCTGAACATCTACTGGATATGTAATAGCACATCCTTTTTTGTCTACCTTGTTCCAACGTACCGGAATCAAACGTTCTCCAGGTATATTCTCAATATTAGAGCAATTTTGAGTATGAATCGAGATACCTCTATCTCCTCTAGTAACGACACCGATAATAGGCTCTCCGGGTAATGGCCTACAACATCCAGCTATATGATATAGAAGGCCTTCAACTCCCAAAATTGGAGATTTATTAGGTTTTTTAGGACATAAAGAAGAAGGTATTATGGATAAACCTGCATCGTGAGTTTCAGTATTCTTCTGTTGAGTTTTTACAGTTATTTCTCTTACACGATTAACTACTTGATTCAAAGTAATTCCCCCATATCCTAATCCGGACAGTAAATCATCTACTGAATGATAATTGCATCTTTCTGCTACAGTTTTCATTGGTTCTGATTTTAATAAAGCTTCAAAACCGTTTTTACCTAATTCTTTTTCTAAAATATCACGTCCTCTGATCATGTTTTCTTCTCTACAAGATCTCTTGTACCATTGACGGATACGGTTACGGGCAGTGGGCGTAACTACTATGTTAAGCCAGTTTAAACTAGGATGACAATTTTTTTGAGTAATAATTTCTACTATGTCACCATTATGAAGTGGTTGTCCAAAAACTGACCACTTACCATTAATTCTAGCTCCTTTCATATGGTTGCCTACTTCTGTATGAATACGATAAGCAAAATCTATAGTAGTAGCCCCCCTTGCTAAGGCAATCACTTCTCCATCAGGAGTAAATACATAAACATCATCATCAAAAAGATTATCTTTAAGATTATCAACATATTCTTGGGCATCTTTCAGATCTTTCTGCCAGTCTAGTAGTTGTCTTAGCCAAGTAAATTTTTCGTCTTCCTGGGATAATTGAGTATAGTGAGATACGCCAGTTTCTTTATATTTCCAATGAGCTGCAATACCATATTCAGCAATATGATGCATTTCCATTGTTCTAATCTGAATTTCCAAAGGATGGCCGTTAAATCCTACGACTGTTGTATGTAAAGATTGATATCGATTTGGCTTGGGCAAACCAATATAGTCCTTGAATCTTCCAGGCATAGGCTTAAAGGTATCATGAACTACTGCTAAAGCACGATAACATTCCTCTTTATTTTGAACAATAATTCTTAAAGCTGCTAAATCATATATTTCATGTAACCCTTTATTTTGACTATGCATCTTATAGTAAATTCCATAAAGATGTTTAGATCTTCCTTGTAAATCTAGTATTTTTATTCCTATACTATGTAACCGTTTTTGCAGTGTATCTTTAACATTTTCGATACGAGCTTCGCGATCAATACGTTTTTCTGCCACCAAACTTTGTATTTCCCCATAAGCGTCAGGTTCTAGATATTTAAAAGATAAATCCTCTAGTTCCCACTTTACTCTCCAAATACCTAGGCGATTTGCTAGTGGGGAAAATATCTCCTTAGTTTCTAAAGCGATACGTTTTTGTTTTTCTGGTTTAAGTGCGTCTAAAGTTCTCATATTATGAAGACGATCAGCCAACTTCACGACAATTACTCTAATATCTTTAGCCATTGCTAAAAACATTCTTCGAAAATTTTCAGCCTGCTGTTCTGTTTTGTTAGAAAAATTAAATTTTGATAATTTTGTGACTCCTTCAACCAGTAATCTTACTTCCTGACCAAACATCTCTTCAATGTTATCTGCAGTAATATCAGTGTCTTCTACTACATCATGAAGAAATCCTGCAGCAATCATTGATCTATCTCCTCCTAAATCCCTTAATATCCCTGCCACAGTTACTGGATGGACAATATAAGGTTCACCTGATTTGCGATATTGTCCTTTATGCAGTTGATATGCGAAATCAAAAGAATGACAAATCAAGTCTTGATTTTGATTGTATACATCTGATTTACGAGAAATTAAACATTGGTTTAACCAGTCAGGAAGAGTGAAGTCAAGTGGCTTATTATTGAGAGATGTAACTGTATTCATAAAATATTTGAGTCAGAAACAGGAAAAAAGAATAGACTATTAAAAGTTGGGAGCAGATTAATAAGTTTTCGACTCTCCTTTTAGTATTAACACTTGTGCTAGAAATAGGCAATTAAAAAATTTTGGGGTAATATCAACCATTAAAAGACGAAATTTAAATTTTTAAAAATTCAATAAAAGACATAATATTAATAAAAATATATTATTAGGACGAAACAAATATTTAATGCTATCAAAATATTATAAAAATTTCTCAGAACAATTATTTCTCCTTCAAAAACAAGTCGTATTGGAAAATATAGATATTATAAAAATTAAAATAATTTTTGAGCAGGTTAAAATAATTTTCCATAGTAAAATTCTTGACGAAAATATGCATATATATCTTGAAAATAATGATAAGCATACGATTATTCAATCTATACAAGTAGAAATTAATAAAAACTTAAGATTACTCGAAACTGAATTATTGTTTTTAGAGTCTTCACGTCAATCAGAAACAATAGATAAGAGAGCAGGTAAGATAAAACAAAGAGTTATGAAATTAAGAGACTATTGTAAGTTTATAAATAAGCAACTTTGTGAATAAAAGTTTGACCACATATATAGAGCACACATAGTTTAGTTTATTTAGCAAAAATTAAGTCTTTTTTATTAAATATATTAGATCAATGATAACTTTCTCTATTTACATAACCTATTCCAATACTTAAGTTATTAAATGTAGAATTTTTATTCTATTGAATAGAATAAGACAATAAACAACTAGCATCACAAGCAAGATGATCGATAGTAAAAATGTATTATATTTATTAAACAAAATTAGTAAAAATATTTAGTTTAAATATTTATAATTAAACAACAAGTGCTAGAATACGGAGTGCAAAATTGTTGTATCCACTAGTATATATCTTTAATTTTGAGCTATTTTATTAATGTTTTTTAAAAAATGAGGATCTTAAAATGACAACCTTATTACGTAATTGTTGGTATGTCGCTCTAAGCAGCAAAGACTTGAAACCAGCAACAATAATACATAAAAAAATTCTAGATGAACCTATTCTCATTGGACGAAAAAAAAATGGCCAAATCTTTGCAATGCGTGATGTTTGTCCACATAGAGGCATTCCTTTAAGTTATGGATCATTGTGTAAGGAAGATATATCCTGTCGGTATCATGGTTGGAAATTTAATGTTAATAATGGTAGATGTAGCGAAATCCCTTCCCTTACAGAACATGATGATTTAGAGGTAGGTCGTATTCAAGTTCGTACATATCCATGCGAAGAAGTTCAAGGTAATATTTGGATATATTTTATCGATACTAATAAAAGTAAAACTACATTATCCAACCTTCCTCCTGTCCCAACTATTCCTGATTTTGGCAAACTTAAGCCGGGAATAACAGAGACTATGAAATTTGCCTGTAACGTTGATCATGCAATTATCGGCCTTATGGATCCAGCTCATGGGCCTTATATTCATAATGCTTGGTGGTGGAGAAGTGGTCCTCGTAAATTCCGAGTTAAAGAAAAGCATTATGAACCTGTATCGCAAGGTTTTCGTCTTATTCCCTATAATATGCCAGTTAGTGCTCGTCCTTATAAAATTTTAGGGAATAATGTATCTATTGAGATTGTTTTTCAGTTACCTGGAATTCGTACAGAAATTTTGAAAGGCGATCACTATTCCGCTTGTTTATTGACATGCATTACTCCTATAGACGAATCTTCATGCGAAATATTCCAAAGTATTTATTGGACAATTCCTTGGGCAGGTATGTTTAAACCTTTGCTAAGCTTATTAACTCGTCAATTTTTAGCTCAGGATCGTGATGCTATTGTCCAGCAACAAAAAGGTCTCATTTATAATCCTTCACTCATGTTAATAGATGATGCAGATACTCAAGCTAAGTGGTATTTTCGTTTAAAACAAGAGTATCAAAAATCTCAAGAAGAGAATAGAACCTTTATAAATCCGATTGAACCTCGAGTACTACGTTGGAGGAGCTAAGCTGATAAAAGCTTGATAAAGTAGTTCTCATGACTGATTAACATATATAAGCTGATGTATTTTTAATCAATTTTAATATTATTAATAGTTATAGTCTGTTTTGTGATATTTTTTTAGTTCCATAGTGAAAATTAAAAACACTATAGTGAACTTGAACTAGCAAGATAAAAAGTCTTTTATGAAATTCTTAACAAGAGTTTCATATGATTAACTTAAATACAGTTCAATATAGAATAGAATTAAATAGTTTAAGTATAGCATGAAAGAAATTTTTTTAATTGTATAAGTTTTTATAAACAACTATTTTATCAGAGAATTCTTGTTTTTTTTTTAAGCTGTTATTGTCTTAATTTATCTTACTTTTTTTAAGTTTTATTAATCACTATGCATAAGTATTTTGATATGATACATAATTAATTTTTATCTTTTCATATCAGTAGATATAACTTATTGAAATGAGAGGTAAATAAATCTTAAATTGTAATAAAAATCGGTATAAGTTATTGCTATAATATTCCGAAAACCTATCAGAGACGATCAATGGCTAATGTTCTTTGGTTACAGGGTGGTGCTTGCTCTGGAAATACAATCTCTTTTCTTAACGCAGAAGAACCAACCCTAGTAGATTTAATCACCGATTTTGGAATTAATATTTTATGGCATCCATCTCTGGGTATGCAGCTAGGTGATGAATTACAAGAATTATTGATTAATTGTATCAATGGAAAAATTTCTATTGATATATTAGTATTTGAAGGATCCGTAGTTAATGCCCCTAATGGTACGGGTGAATGGAATCGTTTTGCTGGTCGTCCTATGAAAGACTGGTTAAACGATTTGTCTAAAGTAGCTGGATTTGTAGTTGCAGTTGGAGATTGTGCGACTTATGGTGGAATTCCAGCAATGGAGCCAAATCCTAGCGAATCTGTTGGTTTACAATTTCTTAAACGCCAGAAAGGGGGTTTTTTGGGAGACAATTTTCTTTCCCAAAAAGGTTTTCCTGTTATTAATATACCTGGTTGTCCTGCTCATCCAGACTGGATTTCTCAAATACTAGTTGCTGTTGCTACTGGAAGAGTTGGAGATTTAACTCTTGATGAATTTCATCGTCCTGAGACTTTCTTTCGTAGTTTTACACAAACTGGTTGTACAAGAAATATGCACTTTTCGTATAAATCAAGTACTGAAGAATTTGGCCAACGTACTGGATGTCTCTTTTATGATCTAGGGTGTCGTGGGCCTATGACTCATTCTTCATGTAATCGCATTTTATGGAATAAGGTTTCTTCTAAAACTCGCGTTGGGATGCCTTGCTTAGGTTGTACCGAACCAGAATTTCCTTTTCATGATCTTAAAAAAGGAACTGTTTTTAAGACTCAAACCGTTATGGGTGTACCTAGAGAATTACCTCCTGGCATCAACGCCAAAGATTATGCAGTAGTAACAGTTGTTTCTAAAGATGCTCGTCCATCTTGGACAGATGATGATTTTTTTACTGTGTAATATAAGTACATGATTAGAGTCGCTATGAAATTTTCATGGCAAGGTTTTATCATCAGAAAGAGATCTAGAACAAAATCATAAAAGTAATAGTAACTTTACTATTACTTTTATGATTTTATTTCCCATCTATTTTGTATATGGGAATAGTAAATAATTACAAATTATTTCTAATATTTTTTCAAAGTTTTACTATTTTTGAGAGGAATGCATGGTAGTTCAAAAGCTGGAAATCTC
It contains:
- a CDS encoding HAD family hydrolase, yielding MKNIYKPTILALDFDGVICNGMREYFQTAKQAYKIIWPQNINYNFDHLFKVFSELRPIIETGWEMPVLLRAIILNYNAVDIESKWDLVCTEILDKDSLQKEELMLILDEVRDCFINLHLDYWLNLHDFYPEVIRKLPKLLNSKTQLYIVTTKEGRFVQQLLESRGIQFPRNKILGKELKQAKQKVLRQILINYKEKPQNLWFVEDLLKTLITAQNEEDLRGIKLFLADWGYNTMKIRSLAKKKKDISLLSLNKFSKNFSTWIDP
- a CDS encoding tetratricopeptide repeat protein, with protein sequence MVNDTLPCTNEVSLTIATESLFSTPYSSTHLIVSNIFNNYYSGQSYIGSIFPAETQNKYQQAIVEYEKGNIESNQQQWDEALGHYKKAVQIYPNLIFARVNIPLIYYQNDHKLEAIKEMRYLLKKYPMSADIRAALTAILWSTGQKGEAKSHWVSVAGIDDRYKNLDWIQTKRFWPPKIIMALDDFFNSK
- a CDS encoding CTP synthase: MTKFVFVTGGVVSSIGKGIIAASLGCLFKSRGYSVSILKLDPYINVDPGTMSPYQHGEVFVTDDGAETDLDLGHYERFTDTPMSRLNSVTTGSIYQAVLNKERRGDYMGGTVQVIPHITNEIKDRIHRVAKNTNPDIVIIEIGGTVGDIESLPFLEAIRQFRKDVGKNNVIYMHVTLIPWIPAAREMKTKPTQHSVKELRSIGIQPDILVCRCDRPLREGMKEKLSEFCDVPVESVVTAQDAYSIYEVPLIVEKEGLAKQALELLHLESCKPDLTQWETLVQKMRSPKQHFEVALVGKYVQLSDAYLSVVESLVHGGIAMNSEIKLRWVDAEDIENNSAEKYLNNVSGIIVPGGFGFRGVDGKVKSIEYARKQRIPFLGLCLGMQCAVIEWGRNVACLDNVNSAEFNPETANPVINILPEQQDVMDLGGTMRLGLYPCRIENNTLAASLYQQEVIYERHRHRYEFNNAYRSLLNKTGYKISGTSPDGRLVEIIELSDHPFFIATQFHPEFLSRPNCAHPLFLGFIDSALKYSESKKKSIS
- a CDS encoding DUF1350 family protein, which encodes MEWQEISGSFVLIPKSPIAVIHFIGGAFIGSIPNFTYRWLLEALAKKGYAVIATPFVITLDHLAISHDLLNRFENILKSIKNNIYAGIINLPVYGIGHSMGCKLHLLIGSFSTVERAGNIFISFNNYPIKQAIPFFEQLNFHDIFDLEFTPSPNKTQDIIQKNYIVRHNLLIKLTQDNIDETISLMKILHRKYPNLVALQTLSGNHLTPLGQEVSFKSGNIFTPIDVIQQWFQNKLSNDLYDLKNEILQWLNPGQII
- the glmU gene encoding bifunctional UDP-N-acetylglucosamine diphosphorylase/glucosamine-1-phosphate N-acetyltransferase GlmU, with the translated sequence MTAVAILAAGRGTRMRSNLPKVLHTLGGQSLVQRVLNNCSLLTPSRQFVVIGFEGEKVKQSLVKNSSLEFVEQKEQLGTGHAVQQLLPYLKDFKEDLLVLNGDVPLLRPKTLQNLLNIHKDNDNAATVLTAHLPNPKGYGRVFCDGNNFVTQIIEDRDCNSAQKQNCRVNGGIYCFNWPKLAKILPYLSANNQQKEYYLTDVAQHLEPFMAVNVEDYFEINGINNRQQLSDANNILQDRIKRYWMNEGVTMINPESISIDDTVSLAPDIVIEPQTHLRGKTHIGSKSHIGPGTLIENSKIGEQVSILYSVVSHSEVSSCCKIGPYAHIRKEGKIDQSCRIGNFVEIKKSQVEKNSNIAHLSYIGDATLGEQVNIGAGTITANYDGIDKHQTVIGNQTKTGANSVFVAPVTLGNNVTVAAGSVVTNDVPDDALVIARQQQRIIKEWKRKTKK
- a CDS encoding RelA/SpoT family protein yields the protein MNTVTSLNNKPLDFTLPDWLNQCLISRKSDVYNQNQDLICHSFDFAYQLHKGQYRKSGEPYIVHPVTVAGILRDLGGDRSMIAAGFLHDVVEDTDITADNIEEMFGQEVRLLVEGVTKLSKFNFSNKTEQQAENFRRMFLAMAKDIRVIVVKLADRLHNMRTLDALKPEKQKRIALETKEIFSPLANRLGIWRVKWELEDLSFKYLEPDAYGEIQSLVAEKRIDREARIENVKDTLQKRLHSIGIKILDLQGRSKHLYGIYYKMHSQNKGLHEIYDLAALRIIVQNKEECYRALAVVHDTFKPMPGRFKDYIGLPKPNRYQSLHTTVVGFNGHPLEIQIRTMEMHHIAEYGIAAHWKYKETGVSHYTQLSQEDEKFTWLRQLLDWQKDLKDAQEYVDNLKDNLFDDDVYVFTPDGEVIALARGATTIDFAYRIHTEVGNHMKGARINGKWSVFGQPLHNGDIVEIITQKNCHPSLNWLNIVVTPTARNRIRQWYKRSCREENMIRGRDILEKELGKNGFEALLKSEPMKTVAERCNYHSVDDLLSGLGYGGITLNQVVNRVREITVKTQQKNTETHDAGLSIIPSSLCPKKPNKSPILGVEGLLYHIAGCCRPLPGEPIIGVVTRGDRGISIHTQNCSNIENIPGERLIPVRWNKVDKKGCAITYPVDVQIEVIDRVGVLKDILLRVSNHNINVCNAGVKTIQNKPAIINLRIEIRDRQQLEYLTNSICDMSDVLNIQRLNRVDF